A genomic region of Cannabis sativa cultivar Pink pepper isolate KNU-18-1 chromosome 1, ASM2916894v1, whole genome shotgun sequence contains the following coding sequences:
- the LOC115708345 gene encoding dof zinc finger protein DOF3.7 translates to MDTTAQWQHEESGFVGMGELMGSNMNNNNNKNSNIDNGSSGDQKRSRPQEQLNCPRCNSTNTKFCYYNNYSLTQPRYFCKTCRRYWTEGGTLRNVPVGGGSRKNKKPSTTNTTNTTTSNNINNDHMMMINTATINLTPQNLMLSSSYNNSNNNNHHDQAGTGQDLNLGFQSNKVHPPPSSLGVNGSSTRQLLMYPSGFPFQDHEYKSSNNLGFCGSSSNNVLDHHGLGLGNRYSTTTTTGHSYNGMVQDHDQNHENNGGTILFPFGDLKQTVSSNGTTAADEVNIIHDHHHHHHHQIKGQGNPTGYWTGLLGGGGGGGGGGSW, encoded by the exons ATGGATACTACAGCTCAATGGCAACATGAG GAAAGTGGATTTGTTGGTATGGGAGAATTAATGGGATCAAAtatgaacaacaacaacaacaagaatAGTAATATTGATAATGGATCATCAGGAGATCAGAAAAGATCAAGGCCTCAAGAACAGCTAAACTGTCCAAGGTGCAATTCAACCAACACAAAATTCTGTTACTACAACAACTACAGCCTCACTCAACCAAGATACTTCTGCAAGACATGTCGAAGGTACTGGACTGAAGGTGGTACTCTAAGAAACGTTCCAGTAGGAGGTGGTTCTAGGAAGAACAAGAAACCTAGTACTACAAACACTACAAACACTACTACCTCCAACAATATTAATAATGATCATATGATGATGATCAACACTGCTACTATTAATCTCACCCCACAAAACTTAATGTTGTCATCATcctataataatagtaataataataatcatcatGATCAAGCAGGTACTGGCCAAGATCTTAATCTCGGTTTCCAATCTAATAAGGTTCATCCTCCTCCTTCTTCTTTGGGTGTAAATGGTAGTAGTACTAGGCAGCTACTGATGTACCCATCTGGCTTTCCTTTTCAAGATCATGAGTATAAGTCTAGTAATAACCTTGGTTTCTGTGGTAGTAGTAGTAATAATGTTCTTGATCATCATGGACTTGGGCTTGGGAATAGGTAtagtactactactactactggtCATAGTTATAATGGGATGGTTCAAGATCATGATcaaaatcatgaaaataatgGTGGGACTATCTTATTTCCCTTTGGGGACTTGAAACAAACAGTTTCAAGCAATGGTACTACTGCTGCTGATGAAGTTAATATTATtcatgatcatcatcatcatcatcatcaccagaTTAAAGGGCAAGGAAACCCAACTGGGTATTGGACTGGCTTATTAggaggaggtggtggtggtggaggaGGAGGATCATGGTAA